DNA sequence from the Streptomyces sp. MST-110588 genome:
TGGGCAGCATGCCCCCGTTGTCTCCTGTTCAAGCCACCCGGCTGAGCGTCCTGAGAGGCATGCTGCGTGGCACCGACACCCGCTTCGCGCTGCTGCTGACGTTCCTGGCCGTGCTGGCTCACTTCGGAACCTATACCTATGTAACGCCGTTCCTGGAACAGGTCGCCCACGTCGGGGAGGGCCGTATCACCGGAGTTCTGCTGGTGTACGGAGCCGCAGGCATCCTCGGCAACTTCTTGGGCGGTGCTCGCGTGGCAACGTATCCGCGGACCGTCTTCGGGCTGGCGGCCCACTTAGCCGGGACCCGGCGGGATGAAAGCGGTCCGTTCTGAGGGGCGTCACGGTATCTCGGGCTCGACGATGTACTCCAGCACGTCGTGCCACCGCGAGTCGCTGAATTCCAGTGCCTTCGGGTCGACCTCTCTCATCTGGGCCTCGATGTGCCGCGCCGCTTCCTCCCAGTCCTCCTGTTCCTCATCCCGGTCGGCGTCGTAGTCCGGCTTGCCCTTCTCCAGCAGGTAGAGGAAATGGACGAAGGAGGGGAGGTCCTTGTTGAAGAGGTAGATCTCGGACCTGTCGTCGGGAAGGCAATAGACCGCTCCCGTGACGACGTCCAGTGCGAGGTCGTCATAGGGAATCATGCCGAAGACCACCCAGTTTCCCGCTTCTTCGGGGAGGTTCGTCCAGCGGATCCCCAGGTCCTTGTAGCATTCACCGAGTTTCTTGAGGCATCCGGGAGATCCGTCGGGCAGGTCGAACCAGGGGTTGTCGCGAAAAGGGATACCCACCTGGCGCAGGAAGTCCACGCTCTGTTCGTGTGCGATATCTGTCAGTTCTTCCGCCGGGAAGGTGATGAGTTCGTTTGGGCTGAACACGGTTTCCAGCGTTGCCCGGTCGATGGGGTTCGTCATGTGGGGGGCCTGTTCTTTCGTACGTCGACGTTCTGCGTGAGATGAACGATTCCGGTGGCGAAACAGTTCCGCGCGGGACCCGTGGGCCGGTCTCGGGGCGGTGCCTCCTCAGCAGACGTTGAGCAGGTGTTCATCGCCGCGTTTCAGGATGGGGGGACCAACTCGTGATTGAGGATGTGACATGAGCGCAGTTCGTGAGCATCTCCGTGCTCCTCATCTGTCGTTGCCCCGCCAACTGCCCGCGGGCAGCGCGCGGTCGCTGCCGATGCTGGACGCGGTGGTGGAGGTGTTGCGCGCCGCCGGAGAGGACGTGCATGTGGTGTACGCGGCGCACGGCGACGTGTTCAAGGTCGTACCGCGGCAGGAGGCCGACTGACGGCCGGTGGCGGGAACGAGCGGTCGGGATTCGGACGGAACGCGCCAAGTGGTGTAGGAGTGGCGCGCACGGAAGGCGTTGTCCGCGATGCTCATAACCTCGTCGACGGAAGGAACTCCTTCTGATGAAGACCGTGTTGCTCCGTTCAGCCGCGGCGTTCGTCGCCGCACTCGCTCTCCTTCTCACCGGATCCGCAGGGTCGCTCGCGGCGTCCGCCGCCCCCGCCGCACCGTCCGCCCCCG
Encoded proteins:
- a CDS encoding SUKH-4 family immunity protein; the encoded protein is MFSPNELITFPAEELTDIAHEQSVDFLRQVGIPFRDNPWFDLPDGSPGCLKKLGECYKDLGIRWTNLPEEAGNWVVFGMIPYDDLALDVVTGAVYCLPDDRSEIYLFNKDLPSFVHFLYLLEKGKPDYDADRDEEQEDWEEAARHIEAQMREVDPKALEFSDSRWHDVLEYIVEPEIP